Genomic DNA from Sporomusaceae bacterium FL31:
AGCGGCGGCCAGCGTCAGCGTATCGGCATCGCCCGGGCGCTGGCAGTAAATCCTGAGTTTATGATTTGCGACGAACCCATTTCGGCGTTAGATGTCTCCATACAAGCTCAAATTATCAATTTATTAGAGAAGCTCCAGGCCGAACTGGGTTTAACTTATTTATTTATTGCCCACGATTTGGCCATGGTAAAACATATTAGTCATCGCGTTGCTGTGATGTATTTAGGAAAAATTGTTGAAATTGCCTCAAGCAATGAATTATATAGCCGGCCACAACACCCTTATACACAGGCTCTGTTATCATCGATCCCCATTCCCGATCCAGCAGCCTCAGCCAAACGCGAACGTATTCGCCTGACAGGTGATGTCCCGACTCCCATTGATTTACCTACAGGCTGCCGGTTTCGCACCCGCTGCCGCCACGCCTTGCCCATTTGTGCAGAGCAAGAACCGCAGCTTCTCGAAGCAAGCTCCGGCCATTTGGCAGCTTGTCACTTATTACAGCAACAATAACAGCCTTTTAGCCTACGCTAAAGTCCAATCTGAAAGGAGCTTTCCATGGAGGAATTGCGTCAAAAGATTTGGGGCATTTTAGAGACATATACAGGACACTTCGGACTGGTCCTGATGAATCCAACAACCGGTGCCCGTCTGGAACTCAATCCAACACTGCCTTTTCCGGCAGCCAGTATGATTAAAGTGCCGATTATGTACGAGATCATGCGCCAAGCTGCTGCTAATACACTTTCCTTAGAGGATACCTTAATTGTCACCAATGAAGTCTGCGTTGGTGGCGCAGGCATTCTAAAAGAATTGCGCCCCAATCTTCCCATGACTGTCAAAGAACTCATTACCCTGATGATTATCGTCAGTGACAACACGGCAACCAACATGCTCATTGATCTCGTTAGCATGAAGTCAATTAACGACACCATGGCTGCGCTTGGCTTAACAGCCACCTGTCTGAAGCGTCGTATGATGGACTTTGCCGCCGCGCAAAAGGGACACGAAAATACAATTTCTGCCGCCGATTTAGCCTTATTATATGCCAAGCTTCTAACCGGCAGTGAAATTCCCATGTCATATAACCATTTGATGCTGGACATTCTAAAGCGACAGCAAATCCGGGATAAGCTTCCTTTTTATTGGCCTGAAGAGACTGTCCTTGCTCACAAAACTGGCACATTAGCCGGTGTGGAGCATGATGGCGGTATTCTGTTTTTCCCCGGCGGCCCCTATATCGTTGTTGTGCTAACCGGCAATCTAGATGCCAACTATCGCGGTCTGCAATTAGTTGCTGAAATTGGTCAAGTCCTTTATGACCATTTCAATCCTATAGGTTTATAAGGAGGAGCTATGATGTCACGAGTAAAAGTTTTTTCGATCCTGTTAATTGTAACCTTGCTAGTAACACTGGCTGCTGGGTGTGGCAAATCTGCCAGCAATGGTCAGGTACTGCGTTATGCCTTGGAAGCAGAACCCGCTACTCTTGATCCGGCAAAATCCACTGCAATTCCTGAATCCTTAGTGGAAATACAGATTTTTGAAGGATTAACCCGTCTGAATGCCCAGGATCAACCCGCCCCAGGTGTTGCCGAAAAATGGGAAGTCTCGCCTGATGGCTTAAAGTACATTTTTACATTACGGCAAAACGCGAAATGGTCCAATGGTGACCCAGTGACTGCCCAAGACTTTGAGTTTGCCTGGAAAAGGGTCCTAAATCCAGAATTTGCTTCAGAAAATGCCTATATGCTCTTTTCAATAAAGAATGCACAAGCTTATAATGAAAAAAAAGCAGCGGTAGATCAAGTTGGCATAAAAGCTTTGAATGATACGACTTTGGAAGTCACATTAGAAAAGCCAACAGCCTATTTTTTAAGTTTAGCAGCCTTTCATGCTTTTTATCCGGTACACCAGAAAACTGTGACTGCCAATCCTGAAAACTGGGCAACAGATGCACAAACACTGATTGGCAATGGCCCTTTTAAGATTACCAAATGGTCGCATAGCAGCACCATTGAGTTCGCTAAAAACGATCACTACTGGGATACAGCCGCCGTCAAATTAACAAAAATGAGCTGGCCAATCAGCGATTCACAGACAACACGCCTGGCTTTAATTGAAAACAACCAGGTCGATATGATGGTTGAACCGCCCGTAGTTGAACACGATCGACTCAATCAAGCTGGTTTACTCAAAGTATCGCCCTACCTGGGGGTCTATTACTATGTATTCAATACTAAACAAGCCCCCTTTGACAATCCCAAAATCCGCAAAGCATTTTCTCTGGCTCTTAACCGGGATATGCTCGTAAAAAATGTCATTAAAGGCGGTAAACAACCTGCCTATGCCTGGGTAGCCCCTGGACTTGTAAACCCGGCGACTGGCAAAGATTTTAGAGACGAAGGCGGCAATTATGCGGCTGAAGATGCTGCACTGGCAAAAAGACTTTTGGCTGAAGCCGGCTATCCGGACGGCAAGGGACTACCACCTGTGACAATCCTTTACAACACGGGTGAGATGCATAAATCAATTGCCGAAGCCATTCAGGAAATGTGGAAACAAAACCTTAGGGTTACTGTGTCACTCT
This window encodes:
- a CDS encoding ABC transporter ATP-binding protein; its protein translation is MTQPVLLDVRHLKKYFPVSTDFFGRPTVYVKAVDDISFTVRRGETLGLVGESGCGKSTAGRTIMNLYQPTAGEILLHGQSILALAANKRLSQTIQMIFQDPYASLNPRMTVGDIIGEPMAIHKIAAAAQRSDKIADLLKLVGLSPEHVNRFPHEFSGGQRQRIGIARALAVNPEFMICDEPISALDVSIQAQIINLLEKLQAELGLTYLFIAHDLAMVKHISHRVAVMYLGKIVEIASSNELYSRPQHPYTQALLSSIPIPDPAASAKRERIRLTGDVPTPIDLPTGCRFRTRCRHALPICAEQEPQLLEASSGHLAACHLLQQQ
- a CDS encoding serine hydrolase, which codes for MEELRQKIWGILETYTGHFGLVLMNPTTGARLELNPTLPFPAASMIKVPIMYEIMRQAAANTLSLEDTLIVTNEVCVGGAGILKELRPNLPMTVKELITLMIIVSDNTATNMLIDLVSMKSINDTMAALGLTATCLKRRMMDFAAAQKGHENTISAADLALLYAKLLTGSEIPMSYNHLMLDILKRQQIRDKLPFYWPEETVLAHKTGTLAGVEHDGGILFFPGGPYIVVVLTGNLDANYRGLQLVAEIGQVLYDHFNPIGL
- a CDS encoding peptide ABC transporter substrate-binding protein — encoded protein: MSRVKVFSILLIVTLLVTLAAGCGKSASNGQVLRYALEAEPATLDPAKSTAIPESLVEIQIFEGLTRLNAQDQPAPGVAEKWEVSPDGLKYIFTLRQNAKWSNGDPVTAQDFEFAWKRVLNPEFASENAYMLFSIKNAQAYNEKKAAVDQVGIKALNDTTLEVTLEKPTAYFLSLAAFHAFYPVHQKTVTANPENWATDAQTLIGNGPFKITKWSHSSTIEFAKNDHYWDTAAVKLTKMSWPISDSQTTRLALIENNQVDMMVEPPVVEHDRLNQAGLLKVSPYLGVYYYVFNTKQAPFDNPKIRKAFSLALNRDMLVKNVIKGGKQPAYAWVAPGLVNPATGKDFRDEGGNYAAEDAALAKRLLAEAGYPDGKGLPPVTILYNTGEMHKSIAEAIQEMWKQNLRVTVSLSNQESKVFLESRSQGQFQIARASWVGDYADPMTFMDVFKDPNNDAKYNNTAYNSLIEQAQATNDQTVRMQAMHDAEKLLFADAVVIPIYYTTQPYVTKPYVKGYFWSVLGLADFKTAYIEK